In a genomic window of Candidatus Palauibacter polyketidifaciens:
- a CDS encoding sigma-70 family RNA polymerase sigma factor yields MVRIFERYLTDIGRETLLDAEAEVELARRSRAGDQAARVRLVSANLRFVVSVARGYRGRGVPLADLVNEGNLGLVRAADRFDPERGVRFISYAHYWVRRAMTQAIADYGDHRPRGEPAPHRFSLDEMAPGGTCTFEELLADEQAPEPGAGLIRERLQDAIEASLADLPPLESEVVRRYFGLGFERPQTPAEISAALDVSRERTRQLKERGLSRLRAGAERSGLVRHVGDGAPRAGNVPRRDASPSRPVRRCASTRD; encoded by the coding sequence ATGGTCCGCATCTTCGAACGCTACCTGACGGACATCGGTCGCGAGACCCTGCTCGACGCGGAAGCCGAAGTGGAACTGGCGCGGCGAAGTCGGGCCGGCGACCAGGCGGCGCGGGTACGGCTCGTCAGTGCGAATCTCCGCTTCGTCGTGTCGGTCGCGCGCGGCTACCGGGGCCGCGGGGTTCCGCTGGCCGACCTCGTGAACGAGGGGAATCTGGGACTCGTGCGCGCCGCCGACCGGTTCGACCCGGAGCGCGGCGTCCGTTTCATCAGCTACGCGCATTACTGGGTGCGGCGGGCCATGACGCAGGCCATCGCCGACTACGGCGATCATCGGCCGCGCGGCGAACCCGCCCCGCACCGCTTTTCTCTCGACGAGATGGCCCCCGGGGGCACCTGCACCTTCGAGGAACTGCTGGCAGACGAACAGGCGCCCGAGCCCGGAGCCGGACTGATTCGGGAGCGGCTGCAGGACGCCATCGAGGCGAGTCTGGCCGACCTCCCGCCGCTCGAATCGGAGGTCGTGCGCCGATACTTCGGTCTGGGCTTCGAGCGGCCGCAGACGCCAGCCGAGATCTCGGCTGCCCTCGACGTGTCCCGGGAGCGGACGCGCCAACTCAAGGAGCGCGGCCTTTCGCGGCTGCGCGCGGGCGCCGAGCGGTCCGGGCTCGTTCGCCATGTCGGCGACGGCGCGCCCCGGGCCGGAAACGTCCCGCGTCGGGACGCGTCGCCCTCTCGTCCCGTCCGAAGATGCGCCTCCACCCGCGATTGA
- the lepB gene encoding signal peptidase I, whose product MWEWTKSIFVALVLFLFIRTFVVEAFQIPTASMENTLLIGDFLLVNKMVYGAEIPGTDLELPAFGEPSRGDVIVFAPPESAEQPPRTNYVKRIVGMPGDTLRMRRARLFVNGVPFEEPYVKAASNFPDAPSPKFAWQRRFLTDGARRSGAVTTRNNWGPLVVPGDSYFVMGDNRSNSEDSRYWGFVPRDAIRGTPFLVYYSYAREPRGPWSWLTEIRWGRILRGVD is encoded by the coding sequence ATGTGGGAATGGACGAAGTCCATCTTCGTCGCCCTCGTCCTGTTCCTCTTCATCCGGACCTTCGTCGTGGAGGCCTTCCAGATCCCGACCGCCTCGATGGAGAACACGCTTCTTATCGGCGACTTCCTCCTCGTCAACAAGATGGTGTACGGAGCCGAAATCCCCGGCACCGACCTCGAGCTTCCCGCCTTCGGTGAGCCCTCGCGCGGCGACGTCATCGTGTTCGCGCCGCCCGAGTCCGCCGAACAGCCCCCGCGCACGAACTACGTGAAGCGGATCGTCGGGATGCCGGGAGATACGCTGCGCATGCGGCGGGCGCGGCTCTTCGTGAACGGGGTTCCGTTCGAGGAGCCCTACGTGAAGGCCGCGTCGAACTTCCCCGACGCCCCGAGCCCGAAGTTCGCGTGGCAGCGCCGGTTCCTGACCGATGGCGCGCGCCGCTCCGGGGCGGTGACGACGCGAAACAACTGGGGTCCTCTCGTGGTGCCCGGAGACAGCTACTTCGTCATGGGCGACAACCGGTCGAACTCCGAAGACTCCCGCTACTGGGGCTTCGTGCCCAGGGATGCGATCCGGGGGACGCCCTTCCTGGTGTACTATTCGTACGCTCGCGAGCCGAGGGGCCCCTGGTCCTGGCTCACCGAGATCCGCTGGGGCCGGATTCTGCGCGGCGTCGACTGA